A segment of the Mogibacterium diversum genome:
GTTCCTTCATGCGCAAAACTATCAATTCCATATGCAAGACCTGAAACCACGGGAATATCAGCTTTAGCAAGTTCTTTACCTATCATTTGGGCTACAATTTTTCCATAAAGTGTATATTTCCTCGAACCAATTACTGCTACTGATTTGAGACCAAGAAGATTTAAGTCTCCTATACAATATAGACGTTCAGGTGGATTATTTATTATTCTTAGATTTTCTGGATAATAAGGTGAATTAAAATCAATTTCTTTAATTTCATTACTATATTTGTTATTCATATTTAATCTTTTCCTATATCATATTCACTACATCTATATCCTAGTGCTTCTGCTAAATGTTCAATACTAACTTTCCTCTCTTGCTCTATATCTGCAATGGTTCTCGCTACCTTAAGTGTGCGTATATAACTCCTCGGAGATAGTTTAAGCCTATCATATGCATTTTCTAAAAATTTATTTTCAAGATTACCAAGTAGACAAGCATCTCTAATTTTCTTATCACTAATATTTCCACATTTCTCGTCTCTACCTTCTAGTTTAGAGAACCTTACAGCATCACTTACCATCGAACTCATGGTTTCACTATCTAGCACCTTGTCTTTCCCAATTTTCTCAAATTTAAGGTCTTCATACCTTACCTCTTGCATGGTAAGTTGCAAATCTATCCTATCTAAAATTGGACCACTCATTCGTCTTCTGTACCTAGCAATCTCTTGTGCAGTACAAGTGCATTCATTTGATTCACTTCCAAAAAATCCACATGGGCAAGGGTTTGCCGCCATAATCACAAGTGCTCTACATGGAAATTCATATGTAATTCCTTGTCTAGATATTACGATTTTATGATCTTCTAACGGCTGCCGAAGTGCTTCTATTTGACCTGAATCAAACTCACAAAATTCATCGAGAAACAGCACTCCATTATGAGCTAAAGAAAGTTCTCCAGGCATCGGATATACCCCACCACCGAGAAGAGCTGCTCTAGATATAGTGTGATGCGGGGCTCTAAAAGGTCTATTTATCAAGTTATTACTGCCCTTATTAAGATGCCCTGCCACGGAGTGTATTATTGTAGTTTCTAGCAGTTCACTATTTGTAATCGGTGTTAATATTGTAGGCATCCGCTTTGCAAGCATAGTTTTACCACACCCGGGAGGTCCAATCATAAGTAGTGGATGCTTACCAGCAGCGGCGACAACAAGTGCTCTTTTTGCATATTCTTGCCCTTTTATGTCTGAATAATCACATTCTTCTATTCTCTCACTAGAGTAATTTGCAATTGGAAAAGTGTCTCCCTCACTAAGTTCGTTATTAATAGCAACTATTGCTTCTTCAAGTTTCTTAACCCCTATAACAGAAATGCCTTCTACCATCGATGCTTCCTTAACATTTCTTACAGGAAGAATAACCTTTTTTATGCCTGCTTCACGAAAGGCTATTATCAAAGGTAAAACCCCATCTATTGGCATAATCCTCCCCGATAGAGATAGCTCTCCAATGACCGCATATGCTTTCGCTTTCCTACTATTTACTACTAGAGTACTCGAGAGTACACCGATTGCAATCGGGAGATCTAGATGACTTCCATTTTTATTAAGACTTGCTGGTGATAAATTGACAGTTATATGGCCATGAGGAAAATCATAACCTGAATGTATTATTGCTGAGCGAATCCTTTCCCTCGATTCTATAACTGATTTTGAAGCTAAACCAACAATATTGAAATTAGGAAGACCATTGCCTATACATGTCTCAATGTTTACCTTCTGACCTTCGATTCCTTTAATAACTCCACTTGTAATCGTTGATAGCATATTCACCTCTAAAAACAATTCTTACTAACTTTGCATTCAATTTCGACTACGTCAAATCGAGCATTATAATCGCTAAAATCTGCGTGTTTACGCAAGAAATGACCGGCTACGTTTTTGATGTGACGGATTTTATTGGTTGATATTGCCTCTGCTGGATAACCATATTTATCGCTCGTCCTCGTTTTAACTTCAATAAAGCTAAGTACATTTTCCCTCGTATCCATAGCGATAATATCTATCTCTCCTAATTTACATGTATAGTTTCTTGCAATCACCTCATATCCTTGCTGTTCAAGTATATCTGCGGCCATCTTTTCGCCTAGACTACCTATTATCTTGTTGTACTTCATACATCCTCCGTTTCAATAATTAATAGATGCAATTTCTAATTGTTATGGAAACTCTTTTTATCACGAAATAGATAAGCATTCATTATGATTGCAAAAAAAATGCATACAGGACTGCAAATAGTGAATTTACAGTTCGTATGCATTGCTTTTTTATTTTGATTTGATTTTACACTTCTTCGCCAAAGCAGAACTTTAATATGGCTTTACCGACGCCTCCGTTTACATTTGTATCCGTTATGTAATCGGCATTCTCCTTAACGATATCCCATGCATTTTCCATAGCAACTCCAATTTCCGCTAACTGCAACATCGGAATATCATTCGCAGCATCACCACAGCACATAAGCTCAGATCTGTCTATCGAGAGTATTTTCATAAGTTCAGACAACGCTTTGCTTTTGCTAGAGCCGAGTCCACCGATTTCAATATTATTTGGCACAGATGACGTTACATTAGCATCATCATATTTGCTTACTATCTTTCGAATATCCTCAAGCTTATTCATATCTTCAAAAAAGATATTTATATTCTCAATCTCTGTGCAGTTATCAAGCATAAATCCAAATATATCGTCTAGTGGATTTCTCGTCCTAAGAACATACTCGCGCCTTCTGTGAATGCTTCCATTAACATCAATATCATGATAGAGAGCTGAATCTATATATGCTCTTCCATCGTGAAAAGCCTCGAGATATAGATTGCGTTCTCTTGCAAGATCCACTACTCTCCCGATTACATCTGGATCTATAAAACTGGAATACACATCATGTCCCTGCTTTAAATCGCGAACATGAGCCCCATTTGAAGAAATTATATATCTTAGCCCTGATATATTCATAATATCTTCTGGAACTGCTGAAATGACGCGCCCTGTCGTCACAACAACATTGATACCCGCATCAATTGCGCGCTCAATAGCAATCTTGTTGATTGGGGGTAGTTTACCGTTAATTCCAAGAGTTGTTCCATCTAAATCTAATCCAATAATCTTAATACTCATTTATACCTCATAATGCACTTTTTTGTTGATTTTTCAATCAAAAAACGATAACTCAATTGCAAATAATGTGTGTTTGAATTATAATTCACTATTGAGCTATTAATGAAATACATTATATATTGATCACGCTCGTTAATCTATATTTTATTTTATGACAGGATGGCGAAATGAAAATTGCGATAATTGGAGCCGGAAAGCTTGGAATCAGAATTACTGAAGCCCTGCTTGATGGAGATTATGATGTTACAGTTGTAGATAACAATGAAAAAAAATTAGATATACTAGCCCAGCAGTTTGACGTTTTCACTGTTCTTGGTGATGCGAAGACTATCGAAACACTCAATAAGATTGACGTAAAATCTTTCGATTTTCTCATCGCCACAACGACATCTGATGATACAAATATCTTAGCTGCTTCGTTTGCAAAGATTCTCGGCTGCAAACGCGTAATTGCAAGAGTTAGAGAGCCGGAACATATGAATCAGTTGGACTTTCTTAGAGAGCACTATAATATTGATATGCTCATTAATCCTGACCTCCTGATTACTTCTGAAATCTATCGATATCTGGTTGAGAAATACACTCTTAGCAATGGTATTTTTACTTCGAGAAGTATCGCACTTATTGAATTTGATGCTGATAAGAAACCTCAGCTTATCGGTAAATCGCTAGTTGAATTTCGAACTATTATGCCAGATATGCTAATGGTAGGTATTTCTCGCAAAGGGAAAATGATAATTCCGCATGGAAATTCGGTTATAGAAGCACACGACCTCCTATATCTTATAGGCGAGAAGGAAAATGTATTTGATTTAGCTAGTCGTGTACACACTAAAATGAAGCATTCTGCAGTACAGAAGGTTATGATTATCGGTGGCGGAAAAACCGGGTATTACCTTGCTTCTAGGCTATCTGAATACGGCGTGTTCGTAAAGATAATCGAAAAAGATAAAGCTCGTTGTCACTATTTGGCGAATAAGCTTGAAAATGTAATGGTTCTTAATGGTGATGGATCTAATGTTGGTCTCTTAACTGAAGAGGATATGGATGAAATGGATGCTTTTGTAACGGCGACAGGTTATGATGAAGAGAACCTCCTTCTTGCTCTTATGGCCAAGACGCATGGTATAGAAGATGTAATTTCTAAGGTTAGCCATGACAGCTATACAGATTTAATTTCAAAGCTCGGTATAGATGTAGTTCTTAACCCACTTGATATCAGTTGTTCAACTATTCTTAGGCTCATACGCGGGGCAAAAAAAGTTATATCATCTGTTCTTTTACAGGGTCAGGCTGAACTCATGGAGGTTTATGCGCAGGAAGGCATGGGCATGATTAATATTCCTCTTAAAAACATGAAACTGCCTGATTATATAATCATCGCTGCCATCCACCGCGGAATGGACACAATAATTCCTGATGGAAATACAAAAATCAAACCTGGAGATCGAGTTACAATCGTCTGCATGATCTCCAACATCGGATATGTAGAGAAACTATTTAAGCCAAATATAAGACTTAGTATTTTAAAGTAAGTGCCATGTATAAACGAGTTATTAATATAATCGGAAAACTGCAATTTATTATCGGAGGTAGCATGATGCTACCTCTATTTGTCGCGGTGATTTACAAAGAATATAACTCAGTAG
Coding sequences within it:
- a CDS encoding Cof-type HAD-IIB family hydrolase, which encodes MSIKIIGLDLDGTTLGINGKLPPINKIAIERAIDAGINVVVTTGRVISAVPEDIMNISGLRYIISSNGAHVRDLKQGHDVYSSFIDPDVIGRVVDLARERNLYLEAFHDGRAYIDSALYHDIDVNGSIHRRREYVLRTRNPLDDIFGFMLDNCTEIENINIFFEDMNKLEDIRKIVSKYDDANVTSSVPNNIEIGGLGSSKSKALSELMKILSIDRSELMCCGDAANDIPMLQLAEIGVAMENAWDIVKENADYITDTNVNGGVGKAILKFCFGEEV
- the trkA gene encoding Trk system potassium transporter TrkA, with product MKIAIIGAGKLGIRITEALLDGDYDVTVVDNNEKKLDILAQQFDVFTVLGDAKTIETLNKIDVKSFDFLIATTTSDDTNILAASFAKILGCKRVIARVREPEHMNQLDFLREHYNIDMLINPDLLITSEIYRYLVEKYTLSNGIFTSRSIALIEFDADKKPQLIGKSLVEFRTIMPDMLMVGISRKGKMIIPHGNSVIEAHDLLYLIGEKENVFDLASRVHTKMKHSAVQKVMIIGGGKTGYYLASRLSEYGVFVKIIEKDKARCHYLANKLENVMVLNGDGSNVGLLTEEDMDEMDAFVTATGYDEENLLLALMAKTHGIEDVISKVSHDSYTDLISKLGIDVVLNPLDISCSTILRLIRGAKKVISSVLLQGQAELMEVYAQEGMGMINIPLKNMKLPDYIIIAAIHRGMDTIIPDGNTKIKPGDRVTIVCMISNIGYVEKLFKPNIRLSILK
- a CDS encoding YifB family Mg chelatase-like AAA ATPase, producing the protein MLSTITSGVIKGIEGQKVNIETCIGNGLPNFNIVGLASKSVIESRERIRSAIIHSGYDFPHGHITVNLSPASLNKNGSHLDLPIAIGVLSSTLVVNSRKAKAYAVIGELSLSGRIMPIDGVLPLIIAFREAGIKKVILPVRNVKEASMVEGISVIGVKKLEEAIVAINNELSEGDTFPIANYSSERIEECDYSDIKGQEYAKRALVVAAAGKHPLLMIGPPGCGKTMLAKRMPTILTPITNSELLETTIIHSVAGHLNKGSNNLINRPFRAPHHTISRAALLGGGVYPMPGELSLAHNGVLFLDEFCEFDSGQIEALRQPLEDHKIVISRQGITYEFPCRALVIMAANPCPCGFFGSESNECTCTAQEIARYRRRMSGPILDRIDLQLTMQEVRYEDLKFEKIGKDKVLDSETMSSMVSDAVRFSKLEGRDEKCGNISDKKIRDACLLGNLENKFLENAYDRLKLSPRSYIRTLKVARTIADIEQERKVSIEHLAEALGYRCSEYDIGKD
- a CDS encoding YraN family protein, which gives rise to MKYNKIIGSLGEKMAADILEQQGYEVIARNYTCKLGEIDIIAMDTRENVLSFIEVKTRTSDKYGYPAEAISTNKIRHIKNVAGHFLRKHADFSDYNARFDVVEIECKVSKNCF